One window of Methanothermobacter tenebrarum genomic DNA carries:
- a CDS encoding phosphatase PAP2 family protein, translated as MFEGLLEGLHHLDLLLLYFFNIQIQNPFFDFLMPIITYAGTQIFWIIISTILVFLGENGRRTAFTCLLALLLGYFLSEFLKIIFQVPRPFEVIEWVRHTNIVWGYSLPSGHTTAAFSGFLILGVKYGRIPIFLSLAALVGISRIYMGLHYPSDVIMGALLGVSCALVSLRIEEKFFKSLKDKYQKG; from the coding sequence ATGTTCGAAGGTCTGCTGGAAGGTCTGCATCATCTGGACCTTCTATTACTTTATTTTTTTAATATTCAAATCCAAAATCCCTTCTTTGATTTTTTAATGCCAATTATAACATATGCGGGGACCCAGATATTCTGGATAATCATATCCACAATACTTGTCTTTTTAGGTGAGAATGGCCGGAGAACGGCTTTCACATGCCTTTTAGCCCTCCTTTTAGGCTATTTCCTAAGCGAGTTTTTAAAGATCATCTTTCAAGTTCCCCGTCCATTTGAAGTTATAGAATGGGTGAGGCATACTAACATCGTCTGGGGCTATTCCCTACCTTCAGGTCATACCACAGCCGCTTTTAGCGGATTCCTGATCCTTGGGGTAAAGTATGGTAGGATTCCCATTTTCCTATCACTAGCAGCTCTAGTGGGGATTTCCAGAATTTATATGGGTTTACATTATCCATCAGATGTTATTATGGGGGCCCTACTTGGGGTATCATGCGCCTTAGTTTCTCTAAGGATTGAAGAAAAATTTTTTAAGTCCTTGAAGGATAAATATCAGAAGGGATAA
- a CDS encoding flavodoxin family protein — translation MPRIIGIVGSPRINGNTTFLVKEALSAAEEMGVETELIKLAEHEINPCRACDTCLTGECPIEDDVPLILEKLEAADGIIIGSPVYFGNVTGQTKIFMDRTRPLRIDFKLKDKVGGAVAVGGSRNGGQETTCNAIHNFLLIHEMIVVGDASPTAHYGGTGVGRGEKDCEEDEFGIETSKNLGKKVAELVAKIT, via the coding sequence ATGCCAAGGATAATAGGGATAGTTGGAAGTCCGAGGATTAATGGTAACACAACTTTTTTAGTCAAGGAGGCATTAAGTGCTGCAGAAGAGATGGGGGTTGAAACAGAACTTATAAAACTTGCAGAACATGAGATAAACCCATGTAGAGCATGCGACACTTGCCTGACAGGTGAATGTCCAATAGAAGATGACGTCCCATTAATATTAGAGAAACTAGAAGCAGCTGATGGCATCATAATAGGCAGCCCAGTCTACTTTGGTAATGTGACAGGGCAAACGAAGATTTTCATGGACCGGACAAGACCTTTAAGGATAGATTTCAAGTTAAAGGATAAAGTAGGCGGGGCGGTAGCGGTAGGGGGTTCAAGAAATGGTGGACAAGAAACAACATGTAATGCAATCCATAATTTCCTATTAATACATGAAATGATAGTGGTGGGAGACGCTTCACCTACAGCGCATTATGGTGGAACAGGGGTTGGACGGGGAGAAAAAGACTGTGAAGAAGATGAATTCGGTATAGAAACATCCAAGAACCTTGGAAAGAAAGTTGCCGAGCTTGTCGCGAAAATCACCTAA
- the thsA gene encoding thermosome subunit alpha has translation MAQLTGGQQQPVLILPEGTSRYLGRDAQRMNILAGKVLAETVRTTLGPKGMDKMLVDSLGDIVVTNDGVTILKEMDIEHPAAKMLVEVAKTQEDEVGDGTTTAVIIAGDLLKKAEELLDMDIHPTIIAMGYRQAAKKAQEILDSIAISASDRDTLIKVAMTAMTGKGTEKARKPLAELVVDAVKQVEENGEVDKDHIKIEKKEGGSVDDSMLVQGVIIDKERVHPGMPKKVENAKIALLNCPIEVKETEVDAEIRITDPSQMQAFIEQEEQMIKDMVDKIVSTGANVLFCQKGIDDLAQHYLAKNDVLAVRRVKKSDIEKLSKATGAKIVTNIEDLSEEDLGNAGKVVEKKISGEEMIFVEECKEPKAVTILVRGSTEHVVSEVERAIEDAIGVVSATVEDEKVVAGGGAPEVEIAKRLKDYSESVSGREQLAVAAFAEALEVVPKTLAENAGLDSIDTLVDLRAAHEESPYMGLDVFKGEVVDMKEAGVLEPHRVKRQAIQSAAEAAEMILRIDDVIAAAGEEGGEEEGMEGMGEMPPM, from the coding sequence ATGGCACAGTTAACTGGAGGACAACAACAACCAGTTCTTATCTTACCTGAAGGTACAAGTAGATACCTTGGAAGAGACGCCCAGAGAATGAACATACTAGCAGGTAAAGTATTAGCAGAAACCGTTAGAACAACCCTAGGCCCTAAGGGAATGGATAAAATGCTCGTAGACTCCCTAGGGGATATAGTAGTGACAAATGATGGTGTCACAATCCTAAAGGAGATGGACATAGAACACCCAGCCGCTAAAATGCTGGTAGAAGTTGCCAAAACCCAAGAAGACGAAGTAGGAGACGGGACAACAACAGCAGTCATAATAGCAGGCGACCTCCTCAAAAAGGCAGAAGAATTACTCGACATGGACATACACCCCACCATAATAGCAATGGGCTACAGGCAAGCAGCTAAAAAAGCCCAAGAAATCCTAGACTCCATAGCAATAAGCGCAAGCGACAGAGACACACTAATAAAAGTCGCCATGACAGCAATGACAGGAAAAGGAACAGAAAAAGCCAGAAAACCACTAGCTGAGCTTGTTGTGGACGCTGTTAAACAAGTAGAAGAAAATGGTGAAGTAGACAAAGACCACATAAAAATAGAAAAGAAAGAAGGTGGCAGCGTAGACGACTCAATGCTAGTCCAAGGAGTAATAATCGACAAGGAAAGAGTACACCCAGGCATGCCAAAAAAGGTTGAAAACGCCAAGATAGCACTACTCAACTGTCCAATCGAAGTTAAAGAAACAGAAGTCGACGCCGAAATAAGAATCACAGACCCTTCACAGATGCAAGCCTTCATCGAACAAGAAGAACAAATGATAAAGGACATGGTCGACAAGATAGTGAGCACAGGAGCCAACGTACTATTCTGCCAAAAGGGCATCGACGACCTAGCCCAACACTACCTAGCGAAAAATGACGTGCTCGCCGTCAGAAGAGTTAAAAAATCAGACATCGAAAAACTATCAAAGGCAACCGGTGCAAAAATAGTCACAAACATAGAAGACCTCAGTGAAGAAGACCTTGGAAATGCAGGAAAAGTTGTGGAGAAGAAAATCTCAGGAGAAGAGATGATATTCGTAGAAGAATGCAAAGAACCCAAAGCAGTCACCATACTCGTAAGAGGATCCACAGAACACGTCGTAAGTGAAGTGGAAAGAGCCATCGAAGATGCTATTGGTGTTGTTTCAGCGACTGTTGAGGATGAGAAGGTTGTTGCTGGTGGTGGGGCTCCTGAGGTTGAGATTGCTAAAAGACTTAAGGATTATAGTGAGTCTGTTAGTGGTAGGGAGCAGTTGGCTGTTGCTGCTTTTGCAGAGGCTCTTGAGGTTGTTCCTAAGACTTTGGCTGAGAATGCCGGTCTTGACAGTATTGACACTCTCGTAGATTTAAGAGCAGCCCATGAAGAGTCACCATACATGGGTTTAGATGTTTTCAAGGGTGAAGTAGTTGACATGAAAGAGGCAGGAGTGCTAGAACCACACAGAGTCAAAAGACAGGCCATACAATCAGCCGCAGAAGCAGCAGAGATGATACTAAGAATCGATGATGTCATAGCCGCCGCAGGTGAAGAAGGCGGAGAAGAAGAAGGAATGGAGGGCATGGGTGAAATGCCACCAATGTAA
- a CDS encoding thiolase domain-containing protein — translation MRDVAIIGVSQTKFGELWDISFRDLITKAGLEAIEDAGIGGADLEAMYIGNMSAGLFIKQEHIASLIADHAGLTPIPATRVEAACASGGLALRSGIMAIASGYHDMVLVGGVEKMTDVVDPTPAIATASDQEWEAQQGVTFPSLYAMMARRHMYEYGTTREQLAMVSVINHENAARNPKAHFPMEVTVEQVLGSSMVASPLRLLDCSPISDGASAIILCPAEKAKEYTDTPVYVKASAHASGTIALHDRKDITRIDATVHAAKKAFKIAGLEPKDVDVIEVHDCFSINGILAIEDLGFVKKGEGGLAFEEGLTRRDGEIPFNPSGGLKARGHPLGATGIAQAAEIVWQLRGEAGKRQVEGAEIGLTHNIGGTGGTAVVHILSR, via the coding sequence ATGAGAGATGTTGCGATTATCGGAGTATCACAGACAAAATTCGGCGAATTATGGGACATATCATTCAGGGACCTTATCACGAAGGCGGGATTAGAAGCTATTGAAGACGCGGGGATTGGAGGAGCCGACCTAGAGGCAATGTACATTGGGAACATGTCAGCAGGACTATTCATCAAACAAGAGCACATAGCCTCCCTAATAGCAGACCACGCGGGACTCACACCCATACCAGCCACTAGGGTGGAGGCTGCCTGCGCATCAGGGGGTCTCGCCCTCAGAAGTGGTATAATGGCCATAGCCTCCGGCTACCATGATATGGTACTCGTAGGTGGAGTTGAAAAGATGACAGATGTCGTTGATCCAACCCCTGCAATAGCAACAGCATCCGACCAGGAATGGGAAGCACAACAAGGGGTTACATTCCCTTCACTTTATGCTATGATGGCCCGTCGCCACATGTACGAGTATGGGACAACAAGAGAACAACTTGCAATGGTATCAGTTATAAATCATGAAAATGCTGCTAGGAATCCGAAAGCCCATTTTCCAATGGAGGTCACAGTAGAACAGGTTCTAGGTTCTAGTATGGTTGCAAGTCCGCTGAGATTGCTTGATTGTTCCCCCATATCTGACGGTGCATCCGCCATAATATTATGTCCAGCTGAAAAGGCAAAGGAATACACTGACACACCAGTCTATGTGAAGGCTTCGGCACACGCTTCAGGGACAATAGCATTACATGACAGAAAAGACATTACAAGGATCGACGCAACTGTACACGCGGCGAAAAAAGCCTTTAAAATAGCGGGTCTAGAGCCAAAGGATGTTGATGTGATCGAGGTCCATGACTGTTTCAGCATTAATGGTATACTCGCTATAGAAGACCTTGGATTTGTCAAAAAAGGTGAAGGCGGACTCGCATTCGAAGAGGGTTTAACACGTCGTGATGGTGAGATTCCATTTAACCCATCTGGCGGGCTTAAAGCGAGGGGTCATCCACTTGGCGCAACTGGAATAGCACAAGCCGCGGAGATAGTATGGCAACTCAGGGGAGAAGCGGGTAAAAGGCAAGTAGAGGGTGCGGAGATAGGATTGACACATAATATAGGGGGTACTGGTGGAACAGCTGTTGTCCATATACTTTCAAGATAA
- a CDS encoding hydroxymethylglutaryl-CoA synthase has protein sequence MAGIVGYGVYIPLYRIKIEEIAKVWGDDPQTIMRGLIVEEKSVPAPDEDTATISVEAARHALKRGQISPDRIEAIYVGSESHPYAVKPTATIVAEAIGATPQLTAADLEFACKAGTAGMQACLGLVDAGIIDYGLAIGADTAQGAPGDALEYTASAGGAAYIIGEKNLIADIEATYSFTTDTPDFYRREGMPYPRHGGRFTGEPAYFKHVISAAKNIMKKEGLKASDFDYAVFHQPNGKFYLKAAKKLGFKTEQVKPGLLTPKIGNTYSGATPIGLAATLDMAKPGDLILAVSYGSGAGSDAFIIRVEDGIEEKRELAPKVREMIKEKKYVNYALYAKFKEKLKMA, from the coding sequence ATGGCTGGGATCGTTGGATATGGGGTTTACATCCCATTATATCGGATAAAAATTGAAGAAATAGCAAAGGTCTGGGGAGACGACCCCCAGACTATCATGAGGGGCTTGATAGTCGAGGAAAAATCTGTACCAGCCCCTGATGAGGATACTGCGACAATATCCGTGGAAGCTGCAAGGCATGCTCTGAAAAGGGGTCAAATAAGCCCGGATAGGATAGAAGCAATATATGTGGGCTCGGAATCGCACCCATATGCTGTTAAGCCAACCGCAACAATAGTGGCCGAAGCCATCGGGGCAACACCACAACTAACAGCAGCCGACCTTGAATTCGCATGCAAGGCGGGTACAGCTGGGATGCAAGCATGTTTGGGTTTGGTGGACGCTGGGATAATAGATTATGGTCTTGCAATAGGAGCCGACACCGCCCAGGGAGCGCCAGGTGACGCCCTAGAATATACTGCATCAGCAGGAGGCGCAGCATACATCATAGGAGAAAAAAACCTAATAGCAGATATAGAAGCTACCTATAGTTTCACAACTGACACACCCGATTTTTATAGGAGAGAAGGCATGCCATACCCACGCCACGGTGGCAGATTCACAGGAGAACCCGCATACTTCAAACATGTGATCTCCGCCGCAAAAAACATAATGAAAAAAGAAGGTCTTAAAGCATCTGATTTTGATTATGCTGTATTCCATCAACCCAATGGTAAATTCTACCTTAAAGCAGCTAAAAAGTTAGGCTTCAAAACAGAACAGGTAAAACCAGGACTTTTAACCCCTAAGATAGGTAACACCTATTCGGGTGCAACACCCATTGGACTCGCAGCAACACTAGACATGGCAAAACCGGGAGACCTAATATTAGCAGTATCCTATGGTTCCGGCGCAGGAAGCGACGCTTTCATAATCAGAGTAGAAGATGGAATAGAAGAGAAAAGAGAACTGGCACCAAAAGTCCGGGAAATGATCAAAGAAAAAAAGTACGTCAACTATGCATTATATGCAAAATTCAAAGAAAAACTCAAAATGGCCTAA
- a CDS encoding heparan-alpha-glucosaminide N-acetyltransferase, protein MSIRGLDQRFWEVDMLRGIAVLMMITFHLLFDLNYLGIVSFNIQGGPLWFFGRLTAFIFIFLVGASLKLSYMRTVLIGYHGRLLFKYVRRGLRILLYAFVITIVTWLLIGSGYIIFGVLHFIGVAIILGYPLLRYERLNLLVGLLFIVIGIFLLNQRFDVGYLFWLGIIPRDFYSLDYFPILPWMGVVSLGIYAAGKLYRDYKRRFPIKDLSRSRIIKSLVLLGRHSLFIYFIHQPIILGFLLLVY, encoded by the coding sequence ATGTCGATTCGAGGACTGGATCAGAGATTCTGGGAAGTGGACATGCTCCGGGGAATTGCAGTTTTAATGATGATAACATTCCACTTGTTATTCGACTTGAACTATCTAGGGATTGTATCATTTAACATCCAAGGAGGGCCTTTATGGTTTTTTGGGAGGTTAACAGCCTTCATTTTCATATTCCTTGTTGGGGCATCCCTTAAGCTCAGTTATATGCGGACAGTCCTAATAGGATACCATGGAAGATTACTTTTCAAGTATGTTAGAAGAGGATTGAGGATACTATTATATGCTTTTGTTATCACAATTGTAACCTGGCTGCTGATTGGTAGTGGATATATCATATTCGGGGTTTTACATTTTATAGGGGTTGCCATAATACTCGGATATCCCCTCTTACGCTATGAAAGGTTAAACCTTTTAGTTGGCCTCTTATTCATAGTCATTGGCATTTTTCTATTAAATCAAAGGTTTGATGTTGGTTACCTGTTCTGGCTTGGTATAATCCCAAGAGATTTCTATAGCCTCGACTATTTCCCAATCCTACCCTGGATGGGAGTGGTATCACTTGGAATATACGCTGCTGGGAAACTATACAGAGACTATAAAAGAAGATTCCCTATAAAGGATCTTTCAAGGAGTAGAATCATAAAATCTCTAGTATTACTTGGGAGACATTCTCTATTCATATATTTCATCCATCAGCCCATTATCCTAGGCTTTCTCCTCCTAGTATATTAG
- the uvrA gene encoding excinuclease ABC subunit UvrA gives MADSIMIKGAREHNLQNINLKLPRDKFIVITGISGSGKSSLAFDTIYAEGQRRYVESLSAYARQFLGQMKKPDVDYIEGLSPAISIDQKATKMNPRSTVGTITEIYDYLRLLFARIGKPHCYICGKKISQQTSTQIVNRILEEEGARVYILAPIIKDRKGEHKKVLEKLKKDGYGRIRVDGEIHSLEEDLDLEKNRKHTIEVVVDRLIIRSNTNFRKRLADSIETSLELGEGTLTILYPDRAEEKVFSEHFACTDCGVNFEEISPRMFSFNSPHRACPECNGLGSKLEIDPDLVVPKPELSLNQGAIIPWSKSLKKENYYYQMLEAVAKDYGFSMDTPFKDLNPEYQNIILYGSDDRIQFVFKRKNRKYRVNRRFEGVIPRLERIYLETRSNYMRRYIGGFMGNRPCPACGGSRLRPESLAVTINGKSIHEITEMSIKDALEFFKKLKLTPREEQIAKDVLREIKERLKFLVDVGLEYLTLSRSSGTLAGGEAQRIRLATQIGSRLVGVLYILDEPTIGLHQRDNIRLINTLKKLRDLGNTLIVVEHDPETILSADYIVDIGPGAGEHGGRIVATGTPGDIIENKDSLTGAYLSGRKTIPTPPKRRPKSKYITIKGASENNLKNIDVKIPLGVFTCVTGVSGSGKSTLVNEILYKGLYQRLNNKHMNPGKHKDIEGVHYLDKVVIIDQSPIGRTPRSNPATYTGVFTHIRELFAQTPEAKKRGYKPGRFSFNVKGGRCEACNGDGIIKIEMHFLADVYIPCEVCKGKRYNEETLQIRYKGKNIAEILEMTVEEALDFFHNIPSVKNKLQTLYDVGLGYIKLGQPATTLSGGEAQRVKLARELSKRSTGKTLYILDEPTTGLHFDDIKKLLDVLNRLVDAGNTVVVIEHNLDVIKMADHIIDLGPEGGEEGGRIVAEGTPEEVAESGTYTGMFLKRVIESSKAPFEAKVFGFDKVKNGG, from the coding sequence ATGGCAGATAGTATCATGATTAAGGGTGCCAGGGAGCATAACCTCCAAAATATAAACCTCAAACTCCCAAGGGACAAATTTATTGTCATAACAGGGATAAGCGGATCAGGGAAATCATCACTCGCATTCGACACCATATACGCAGAAGGGCAGCGAAGATACGTTGAATCTCTATCAGCTTATGCAAGGCAATTCCTGGGCCAGATGAAAAAGCCAGACGTGGACTACATTGAGGGCTTATCCCCTGCAATATCTATAGACCAGAAAGCAACCAAGATGAACCCAAGATCCACGGTGGGGACAATAACAGAAATATACGATTATCTTAGGTTACTTTTTGCACGTATAGGTAAACCACACTGTTACATCTGCGGGAAGAAGATTTCACAACAAACCTCCACCCAGATAGTTAACAGGATATTAGAAGAAGAGGGTGCGAGAGTCTACATCCTAGCTCCAATCATAAAGGACAGGAAAGGAGAACATAAAAAAGTCTTGGAAAAACTCAAAAAGGACGGTTATGGGAGGATCCGAGTAGACGGTGAAATACACAGCCTGGAGGAAGACTTAGACCTTGAAAAGAACCGTAAGCATACAATAGAGGTTGTGGTGGACAGGCTAATAATACGCTCAAATACAAACTTCAGAAAAAGACTAGCAGATTCCATTGAAACAAGCCTGGAATTGGGTGAAGGCACCCTCACGATCCTATACCCTGACAGGGCCGAGGAAAAGGTTTTCAGCGAACACTTCGCATGCACAGACTGTGGGGTAAACTTCGAAGAGATCAGTCCTAGGATGTTTTCATTCAACAGTCCACATAGAGCCTGCCCAGAATGTAACGGCCTCGGAAGCAAACTCGAGATAGACCCTGACCTTGTAGTCCCAAAACCAGAACTTTCATTAAACCAGGGAGCCATCATACCATGGAGCAAATCCCTCAAAAAGGAAAACTATTATTATCAGATGCTCGAGGCGGTGGCCAAAGATTATGGCTTCAGCATGGACACACCATTCAAAGACCTCAACCCAGAATATCAGAACATTATATTATACGGATCCGATGATAGGATACAATTCGTATTCAAGAGAAAGAATAGGAAATATCGCGTCAATAGAAGATTTGAAGGTGTTATCCCCCGCCTGGAGAGAATATACCTAGAGACCAGATCCAATTACATGAGAAGATACATTGGAGGATTCATGGGCAACAGACCCTGCCCTGCATGTGGTGGTAGCAGACTCCGCCCAGAGAGTCTTGCAGTAACCATCAATGGGAAATCAATCCACGAAATAACTGAAATGTCAATTAAAGACGCCTTGGAATTTTTCAAAAAACTTAAACTAACACCCAGGGAAGAACAGATTGCCAAGGACGTTCTAAGGGAGATAAAAGAACGTTTAAAGTTCCTAGTAGATGTGGGATTAGAATATTTGACATTAAGCAGGTCATCGGGGACCCTCGCAGGTGGGGAGGCCCAGAGGATCAGACTTGCCACACAGATAGGTTCAAGGCTCGTGGGAGTGCTCTACATCCTGGATGAGCCGACCATAGGCCTCCACCAAAGGGACAACATTAGATTAATCAACACCCTCAAAAAACTCAGAGACCTCGGGAACACCCTAATAGTAGTTGAACACGACCCTGAAACCATACTATCCGCTGATTATATCGTTGATATCGGTCCTGGGGCGGGTGAACATGGAGGGCGGATAGTAGCAACAGGAACGCCAGGGGATATAATAGAAAACAAGGATTCTCTGACAGGAGCATACCTATCAGGCCGAAAAACAATACCAACACCCCCGAAAAGGAGACCTAAAAGCAAATACATCACCATAAAGGGGGCTAGTGAAAACAATTTGAAAAATATCGACGTTAAAATACCATTAGGGGTATTCACATGTGTTACGGGGGTTTCAGGTTCTGGTAAGAGCACCCTAGTAAATGAGATCCTCTACAAGGGCCTCTATCAGAGACTGAACAACAAGCACATGAACCCTGGTAAACACAAGGACATAGAGGGTGTACATTACCTAGACAAGGTTGTTATAATAGACCAGTCCCCTATTGGACGCACACCCCGTTCTAATCCCGCAACATATACTGGAGTATTCACACATATAAGAGAACTCTTCGCCCAGACACCCGAGGCGAAAAAAAGGGGATACAAGCCGGGCAGGTTCAGTTTCAACGTTAAGGGTGGTAGATGCGAGGCCTGTAACGGTGATGGTATCATAAAAATAGAAATGCATTTCCTAGCAGATGTTTACATCCCATGTGAAGTGTGTAAAGGTAAAAGATACAATGAAGAAACGTTACAAATCAGATACAAGGGCAAGAATATTGCCGAGATACTTGAAATGACCGTGGAGGAAGCATTAGATTTCTTCCATAACATACCATCAGTCAAGAATAAACTCCAAACATTGTATGATGTTGGCCTAGGTTATATAAAATTGGGGCAACCTGCAACAACATTATCTGGTGGTGAAGCCCAGAGGGTTAAACTTGCAAGGGAACTAAGCAAGAGAAGCACTGGCAAGACACTCTATATCCTGGATGAGCCCACAACAGGCTTACACTTCGATGATATAAAAAAGCTTCTAGACGTGTTAAACCGTCTTGTAGATGCCGGGAATACTGTGGTGGTCATAGAACATAACCTCGATGTTATTAAGATGGCGGATCATATAATAGATCTCGGCCCCGAGGGTGGTGAAGAGGGTGGTAGGATAGTTGCGGAGGGGACGCCCGAAGAGGTTGCTGAATCTGGAACATACACTGGAATGTTCCTAAAAAGGGTGATAGAATCTTCAAAGGCCCCATTTGAGGCAAAGGTCTTTGGATTTGACAAGGTCAAAAATGGCGGCTAA
- the uvrB gene encoding excinuclease ABC subunit UvrB: MMKFRLESDFKPGGDQPKAIRALVDGINEGLREQTLLGVTGSGKTFTIANVIEEVQRPTLVISHNKTLAAQLYEEFREFFPDNAVEYFVSYYDYYQPEAYIPQTDTYIDKETSINEEIDLMRHSTTQSLLTRDDVIVVSSVSCIYGIGAPWDYGESALSLQVGAYMDREEVLSELVHMQYERNDIEFDRGQFRVRGDILEVNPVHGMPPIRIEFFGDEIDSISFIHPTRGERIKNLDKIVIFPAKHFIISEDRMEKAIESIEEELKERLGELRDRGKLLEAQRLEQRTRFDIEMLEEMGYCPGIENYSLHLSGRDWGEKPYTLLDYFPDDFLTVIDESHVTIPQIRGMYRGDRSRKETLIEYGFRLPSALENRPLKFEEFQESINQVIYVSATPGAYELSKSQRVVEQIIRPTGLVDPKVIVRPVQGQVDNLLEEINHRIKRGERVLVTTLTKRMAEDLTDYYSKMGVKVRYLHSEIDTLERVDIINDLRMGEFHCLIGVNLLREGLDLPEVSLVAVLDADKEGFLRSETSLIQTIGRAARHVRGEVILYADKLTDSVRAAVETTNRRREMQLEYNKKHGITPKGAKRSLKAKKEKIKVEDLMELPEDELKLIIRDLEEEMKEAASNLEFEKAAAIRDQILALKGDNMKG, translated from the coding sequence ATGATGAAATTCAGATTAGAATCAGATTTCAAGCCCGGGGGAGATCAGCCCAAGGCTATCAGGGCATTAGTTGATGGGATAAATGAGGGTTTAAGGGAACAGACGCTCCTTGGGGTCACGGGCTCTGGTAAAACATTCACTATAGCAAATGTTATAGAGGAGGTTCAAAGGCCAACCCTTGTTATTTCCCATAATAAGACCTTGGCCGCCCAATTATATGAGGAGTTTAGGGAGTTTTTCCCGGATAATGCTGTGGAATATTTTGTAAGCTATTATGATTATTATCAGCCAGAGGCTTACATCCCCCAAACAGACACCTACATAGACAAGGAGACTTCAATAAACGAGGAGATAGATTTGATGAGACATTCCACGACGCAGTCCCTCCTTACGAGGGATGATGTTATCGTGGTCTCCAGTGTCTCCTGCATTTATGGTATAGGGGCTCCATGGGATTATGGGGAATCTGCACTTTCTCTCCAGGTTGGAGCCTACATGGATAGGGAGGAGGTCCTGTCAGAGCTTGTGCACATGCAATATGAGAGGAATGATATAGAATTTGACAGGGGACAGTTCAGGGTCCGGGGGGATATATTGGAGGTTAACCCTGTCCATGGAATGCCTCCAATACGCATAGAATTCTTTGGAGATGAAATAGATTCAATATCATTCATACACCCCACTAGGGGTGAGAGGATAAAAAACCTAGATAAGATAGTCATATTCCCGGCCAAACATTTCATAATATCAGAGGATCGTATGGAAAAAGCTATAGAATCCATAGAAGAGGAACTTAAAGAAAGGCTGGGGGAGCTGAGGGACCGGGGAAAACTTTTAGAAGCCCAGAGGCTCGAACAGCGCACGAGGTTTGACATTGAAATGTTAGAGGAGATGGGCTATTGTCCAGGTATTGAGAATTATTCCCTACACCTTAGCGGGCGTGACTGGGGTGAGAAACCCTATACACTACTCGATTATTTCCCAGATGATTTTCTAACAGTTATAGACGAGTCACATGTCACAATACCACAAATAAGGGGAATGTATAGGGGTGACAGATCACGTAAAGAAACACTCATTGAATATGGTTTCAGATTACCCTCAGCACTGGAAAACCGCCCACTAAAATTCGAGGAATTCCAGGAGAGCATAAACCAGGTAATATACGTTTCAGCCACCCCCGGGGCATATGAGCTTTCAAAGAGTCAAAGGGTTGTTGAACAGATAATAAGACCCACAGGACTCGTAGACCCTAAGGTTATAGTAAGACCAGTCCAGGGACAAGTTGATAACCTCCTCGAGGAGATAAACCATCGCATTAAAAGAGGTGAACGCGTCCTTGTAACCACACTTACAAAGAGGATGGCTGAAGACCTCACAGACTACTATTCAAAAATGGGTGTCAAGGTAAGATACCTCCACTCTGAGATAGACACTCTTGAAAGGGTTGATATCATCAACGACCTCCGCATGGGAGAATTCCATTGCCTCATCGGAGTCAACCTATTAAGGGAAGGATTAGACCTGCCGGAAGTTTCCCTAGTAGCTGTCCTAGACGCTGACAAGGAAGGCTTCCTAAGATCTGAAACATCTTTAATACAAACAATTGGCAGGGCAGCCCGCCATGTCAGGGGCGAAGTCATACTCTATGCTGATAAACTCACAGACTCGGTAAGGGCCGCGGTTGAAACCACCAACAGGAGGAGGGAAATGCAACTTGAATATAACAAGAAACATGGCATAACCCCAAAGGGTGCTAAGAGGAGCCTTAAAGCCAAGAAGGAGAAGATAAAGGTGGAAGATCTTATGGAACTTCCGGAGGATGAGCTGAAACTTATAATAAGAGACCTTGAAGAGGAGATGAAAGAGGCCGCATCAAACCTAGAATTTGAAAAAGCAGCCGCAATAAGGGACCAGATACTGGCCCTTAAAGGAGATAATATGAAGGGGTAA